The sequence CtcgtcgtcgtcggcgcccgacgACGCCGAGTAGTTGCAGAGGTACCagtggtcgtcgtcgtcgtcgtcggccaGGGCCCGCGGCGCCTTGGTGTTGGTGTTGGTGCCGCCGGGGTGCTCGGCGGCGGACTTGGAGCGGCGGCCTCGGTCTCGGACGTGCCGCCGCAGGACGACGAGGTCCTCGTTGAAGCTCTCCCACAGCCTGTCCATCCTCTCCGCGGCGGCCAGCGCCGCGGCGCGCTGCTTGTCGTCGGCCGCGGCCGCGCGCCGCTCTGGCGGCGGCCCCGCGTGGGGGCTGACGACGGCGCTCCCAGCTGactccggcgccggcgccggcgctgtCGCGACGGGCCTGGTGGTGAGCGTGCTCTCCCACAGCAGGTCCATCCtgtcctcgtcgtcctcctctgTCACGGGCGGGGACGACGGCGGCgcggccgtcgtcgtcgtcgtcttgggAGTGGAGCCCGCGAACGGCCACAGAGGGGAGGTCGTCCCCGCGAGGGTGGGACTGGGAGGCGGGGGAAGCTGGAGCAGGTGCGGCACCGGGTCTTCGTcatcggggcggccgagcggcgccgTCGGGCCCCGCGCGGCGGCAACGGTGGGGAAGGTGAAGTCGTCGTCTTCCATGGCGCTGCGTTGCGCTGTTGTATTCGCTCGCGCGCTGCGCTTCGGGcttttagcttcttctgctggctgctgctcgctcgctcgctcgctcggcGGCTCTGACGATAAGGCAGACGAGTGACTGGACCGGACGGGGCCGCTGGCCGCTGGAACAATGTACGGCAGATCTGGCATGCCAGCGGGGCCCGGTAGCAGACATACAGAGTACTTCGTACTCGTGTGGACGCTGGACACTCGGAGTCAGAGCCAGAGGTATTGCCGACTGCAGTCTTCAGAGAGCCATCTCACGGAACCTTCTTCGTCGATCTGGCAGGGAAAAAAACTACCGCATCTGTTTAATCTGTATCCGCCTGTTTGGTTGGCTTCTCCCGGTAGCCCGGCTGCATGAGCCAGGTCGGCGGGAGCCTGACTCTAGAGATGCGAACAATTTGCTCGCGCCTGCATAGCCTGGCCCAGGGTGCTTTAAGTATCGTGCGAGTCCGACTCCATATTTGTACGCAGGTAACCAATCACACACCTCACACGCGTAAAGCCTGGTTGACAACAACCAAACACCAGCTCATTGCATCCCACGATGTAAACACCAGCAAATACATGCAACCAAACACATGGTATGTGTGCCTACCTGAGTCCAGTGCACAGCCTCCCtctcgcccctgccacgtcagctctcGCCTTCACTCTCGCCTCTGCTGCTCCAGTGCACAGGCTGCagcaggctacagcctcaggctatAGCCACATTAGCTTTTCTATTTCAGAATTAAGTAATTGACGCAGATTTATTTCAACGCTCAGAAAACACacaacataatattttttattgaattaaaaattacaaattgcgta is a genomic window of Zea mays cultivar B73 chromosome 5, Zm-B73-REFERENCE-NAM-5.0, whole genome shotgun sequence containing:
- the LOC103627285 gene encoding wiskott-Aldrich syndrome protein family member 2; this translates as MPDLPYIVPAASGPVRSSHSSALSSEPPSERASEQQPAEEAKSPKRSARANTTAQRSAMEDDDFTFPTVAAARGPTAPLGRPDDEDPVPHLLQLPPPPSPTLAGTTSPLWPFAGSTPKTTTTTAAPPSSPPVTEEDDEDRMDLLWESTLTTRPVATAPAPAPESAGSAVVSPHAGPPPERRAAAADDKQRAAALAAAERMDRLWESFNEDLVVLRRHVRDRGRRSKSAAEHPGGTNTNTKAPRALADDDDDDHWYLCNYSASSGADDDESDGQETSASSPAERRGYGCAPTMLRASSRAGGAGQFCGAGASHRGRRRGRGGGAAAGWALLLRLFRRLFAVDRTAQPSRSVCVP